The proteins below come from a single Corylus avellana chromosome ca3, CavTom2PMs-1.0 genomic window:
- the LOC132176492 gene encoding uncharacterized protein LOC132176492, whose protein sequence is MMGEIDTKPIEPVQVALSLFGEKGDQRKSSSTSNNDLANYKVQLEAMDGACKQALLKLEHYQKRADEHFNLLRNTEIARDMFIDECREAKTQIRELDSKMKEMADQLLETNNIREQLAHVLSELKAAQKELLSMESEVAIARYSNLKAMAQAKLMETAADMEKERAEELLGRVSELSEAFVKSRLAAVEAEKEKVAVLSEKDAEIELATAAAVQAQMQLEDMRKQNEMVQLELKQSNELLGSSEKSASDAVNSLNQLRIDFDVHERKNLDQSVYIEALEMELNQLKVELNSSKEEVGRLKCVVETLKDELEKTEDEEKRDEADGHIKISLKEYESLIRKAEKADHIHVASGEDAGELTKVENNYELENLKKQLELAMVKVGEFRNRAEQAVSRAELAEKAKAAVEDHLRRSRQKQQRRKAAIAALREESAPKEFNAS, encoded by the exons ATGATGGGTGAGATTGATACCAAACCAATTGAACCAGTCCAAGTTGCTCTCTCCTTGTTTGGTGAGAAAGGGGATCAGAGGAAATCCAGCTCTACTAGCAACAAT GATTTGGCAAACTACAAGGTGCAACTGGAAGCCATGGATGGTGCTTGCAAGCAAGCCCTTCTTAAGCTTGAGCACTACCAGAAAAGAGCTGATGAACATTTCAACCTGCTGAGGAACACAGAGATTGCGAGAGATATGTTTATTGATGAATGTAGAGAGGCCAAAACTCAAATACGAGAACTTGATTCCAAGATGAAGGAGATGGCTGATCAACTACTGGAAACTAATAATATACGAGAGCAACTTGCACATGTTCTGAGTGAGTTAAAGGCTGCACAAAAAGAACTGCTTAGCATGGAATCAGAGGTTGCTATTGCCAGATATTCTAACCTCAAGGCCATGGCACAAGCAAAATTGATGGAAACAGCTGCCGACATGGAAAAGGAAAGGGCGGAAGAGCTTCTAGGACGCGTCTCAGAGCTGAGTGAAGCTTTTGTTAAGTCAAGACTTGCTGCTGTTGAAGCAGAGAAAGAGAAGGTTGCAGTATTGTCTGAGAAAGATGCTGAGATAGAGTTAGCTACAGCAGCGGCAGTTCAAGCACAAATGCAGTTGGAAGATATGAGAAAGCAGAATGAAATGGTTCAGTTGGAACTCAAGCAATCAAATGAACTACTTGGTTCATCTGAGAAATCGGCTTCGGATGCCGTAAACAGTTTGAATCAGCTTCGAATAGATTTCGACGTACATGAGAGAAAGAACTTGGATCAATCAGTTTAcattgaggcattagaaatggaACTGAATCAGTTAAAAGTAGAGCTTAATAGTTCAAAGGAAGAGGTAGGCCGATTGAAGTGTGTTGTTGAAACTCTTAAGGATGAGTTAGAGAAAACAGAAgatgaagagaagagagatgaggCTGATGGGcatataaaaatttcattgaaagAATATGAGTCCCTAATTAGAAAGGCTGAGAAAGCAGATCACATTCATGTAGCATCAGGGGAAGATGCTGGTGAGTTAACCAAGGTTGAAAATAACTATGAATTGGAGAATTTGAAGAAACAGTTAGAACTTGCAATGGTGAAAGTTGGGGAGTTCAGGAATCGTGCAGAGCAGGCTGTGAGCAGAGCTGAACTAGCTGAGAAAGCTAAAGCTGCAGTTGAGGATCATCTAAGGAGGTCAAGACAGAAGCAGCAAAGGAGAAAGGCTGCTATAGCTGCACTCCGGGAGGAATCTGCTCCTAAGGAATTTAACGCTTCTTGA